The following proteins are co-located in the Ensifer sp. WSM1721 genome:
- a CDS encoding flagellar hook-length control protein FliK → MRPLDQSLGAAAAASTGRPGSRHGRGQAEAPPGAFGEAVADAGRQKAQGQAAAQAANGSDVPADDVAGAGRGANLSIARNGREESLPGSVAVDAPPEGEALPSAASNAGRDAAAKPVRRNSAMVLAQASPKGERSVGVEEKAAPTEEGSSRRNVRTVSDVAEEPVGADTPDGSGGTAETGAASGTVSDLLTMLGGATPVSVGVPPGNGAELSSKSHAAAGVSERTADGILAGAADGGQSQAGEPTLDGGLDQLFRFARADGRGQAVSMSISQDGERVAVENSRSSAGAKGETVTVLEARRYLGLAMNTNATSVTNAIAGDGGWAETLQSSATAAQPEAWSQAGKTLNTLKIQMHPIELGVVTATLRLKDDELQVDLKVETGEAFRQLQDDQGEMVKALRAQGFAVDQVNVVFNAGGDASSGNGSQPQAQTQFGGQGRERAGDDGGERRQRQDGGQAAMERWTGNDAMDDAPIGAERPRTGHVYM, encoded by the coding sequence ATGAGGCCACTTGACCAGAGTTTGGGTGCGGCGGCCGCGGCCTCGACCGGCAGGCCGGGTTCGCGGCATGGCCGTGGACAGGCCGAGGCTCCACCCGGCGCCTTCGGGGAGGCGGTTGCCGACGCCGGTCGCCAGAAGGCGCAGGGCCAGGCCGCAGCCCAAGCGGCAAATGGTTCAGATGTTCCTGCGGATGACGTCGCCGGCGCCGGTCGCGGCGCGAACCTCTCGATCGCGAGGAATGGCCGCGAGGAAAGCCTACCGGGATCGGTAGCGGTCGATGCGCCTCCTGAGGGCGAAGCCTTGCCGTCGGCGGCTTCCAACGCGGGCCGCGACGCTGCGGCGAAACCGGTTCGCCGAAACTCGGCGATGGTCTTGGCGCAGGCGTCGCCCAAGGGCGAACGGAGCGTCGGCGTAGAGGAAAAGGCGGCGCCGACCGAGGAGGGTTCCTCGCGTCGAAACGTGCGGACGGTGAGCGATGTCGCGGAGGAGCCGGTCGGCGCCGATACGCCGGACGGCAGTGGGGGTACCGCTGAAACGGGGGCGGCAAGCGGTACCGTCAGCGATCTGCTGACGATGCTCGGCGGTGCCACGCCGGTATCGGTTGGCGTTCCTCCGGGGAACGGGGCAGAGCTTAGCTCGAAGAGTCACGCCGCTGCCGGCGTGTCAGAGAGAACGGCAGACGGCATCCTGGCGGGTGCAGCGGATGGGGGGCAGTCGCAGGCTGGAGAGCCCACGCTGGACGGCGGATTGGATCAGCTCTTCCGCTTCGCCCGCGCCGACGGCAGGGGACAGGCCGTCTCCATGAGCATCTCGCAGGACGGCGAGAGGGTCGCCGTCGAGAACAGCAGGTCGTCGGCCGGCGCCAAGGGCGAAACCGTCACCGTTCTGGAGGCGCGCCGCTATCTCGGTCTGGCGATGAACACCAACGCAACATCCGTAACCAATGCGATCGCCGGCGATGGCGGGTGGGCCGAGACGCTGCAATCCAGCGCGACCGCGGCGCAACCTGAAGCCTGGAGCCAGGCAGGCAAGACGCTGAACACGCTGAAGATCCAGATGCATCCGATCGAGCTCGGTGTCGTGACCGCCACGCTGAGGCTCAAGGACGACGAACTCCAGGTCGACTTGAAGGTGGAAACGGGTGAGGCCTTCCGCCAATTGCAGGACGACCAGGGCGAGATGGTGAAGGCGCTGCGTGCGCAAGGATTTGCGGTCGACCAGGTGAACGTCGTCTTCAATGCCGGTGGCGATGCATCGAGCGGCAACGGCTCGCAACCGCAGGCGCAGACCCAGTTCGGGGGACAGGGCCGCGAGCGGGCAGGGGACGATGGCGGCGAGCGGCGTCAACGGCAGGATGGCGGGCAGGCGGCGATGGAAAGGTGGACCGGCAATGATGCAATGGATGACGCGCCGATTGGTGCTGAGCGCCCTCGCACTGGCCACGTCTACATGTAG
- a CDS encoding transglycosylase SLT domain-containing protein, with protein sequence MTRRLVLSALALATSTCSAFASAGVCEREILSAASKYGIPAGILYSVGLTETGRKGSLQPYAMNIEGKAYFGTDIEDVLARFGAARAEGAKLIDLGCMQINYHFHGEHFSSPQEMLDPRRNVEYAARFLSNLRAKHESWTMAVARYHAGPNNDPAQKKYVCRVIANLVATGYGKWTPNALRFCQ encoded by the coding sequence ATGACGCGCCGATTGGTGCTGAGCGCCCTCGCACTGGCCACGTCTACATGTAGCGCTTTTGCGAGCGCCGGCGTATGCGAGCGTGAAATCCTTTCCGCCGCCTCGAAATACGGCATTCCCGCAGGCATTCTCTATTCCGTCGGCTTGACGGAGACCGGCCGCAAGGGATCGCTTCAGCCCTATGCGATGAACATTGAGGGCAAGGCCTATTTCGGGACCGACATAGAGGATGTTCTGGCGCGCTTCGGTGCGGCGCGCGCTGAGGGCGCGAAGCTCATCGATCTCGGCTGCATGCAGATCAACTACCACTTCCACGGCGAGCACTTCAGCTCTCCGCAAGAGATGCTTGATCCCCGCAGGAATGTCGAATATGCCGCGCGCTTTCTCTCCAACCTGCGCGCCAAGCACGAGAGCTGGACCATGGCCGTCGCTCGCTACCACGCCGGTCCCAACAACGATCCGGCGCAGAAGAAATATGTCTGCCGGGTGATCGCGAATCTCGTCGCGACCGGCTACGGCAAGTGGACGCCGAACGCGCTGCGGTTTTGTCAATAA